A genomic window from Serratia liquefaciens includes:
- the galT gene encoding galactose-1-phosphate uridylyltransferase, with translation MTDFNPVDHPHRRYNPLTGQWVLVSPHRAKRPWQGQQESTQQETLPQHDPDCFLCPGNTRVTGDKNPNYQDTYVFTNDFAALMTDTPQAPESQDPLMRCQSARGTSRVICFSPDHSKTLPELPLQALERVIATWQEQTADLGRSYPWVQVFENKGAAMGCSNPHPHGQVWANSFLPNEVEHEDRLQREYFQRHHSAMLSDYVQREQADGSRTVVETEHWLAVVPYWAAWPFETLLLPKSSVQRITDLSAEQSRDLAVALKKLTSRYDNLFQCSFPYSMGWHGAPFNDADNRHWQLHAHFYPPLLRSATVRKFMVGYEMLAETQRDLTAEQAAERLRAVSDVHYREAGAQQ, from the coding sequence ATGACGGATTTTAACCCCGTAGATCATCCCCATCGCCGCTACAACCCGCTGACCGGCCAATGGGTATTGGTCTCGCCGCACCGTGCCAAACGGCCGTGGCAAGGCCAGCAGGAGTCCACACAGCAAGAAACGTTGCCACAGCACGATCCCGACTGCTTCCTCTGTCCGGGCAACACCCGTGTTACCGGCGATAAAAACCCGAACTATCAGGACACCTACGTGTTCACCAACGACTTTGCCGCGCTGATGACGGACACCCCGCAGGCACCGGAAAGTCAGGATCCGTTGATGCGCTGCCAGAGTGCCCGTGGCACCAGCCGGGTGATTTGCTTCTCGCCCGATCACAGCAAAACCTTGCCGGAATTGCCGCTGCAAGCGCTGGAACGGGTGATTGCCACCTGGCAGGAGCAGACCGCCGATCTGGGGCGCAGCTATCCGTGGGTGCAGGTTTTTGAAAACAAGGGCGCCGCGATGGGGTGCTCTAATCCGCATCCGCATGGGCAGGTTTGGGCCAACAGCTTCTTGCCGAACGAAGTCGAGCATGAGGATCGTCTGCAGCGCGAGTATTTCCAACGGCACCACTCCGCGATGCTGTCGGATTACGTCCAGCGCGAACAGGCTGACGGCAGCCGTACGGTGGTGGAAACCGAGCACTGGCTGGCCGTGGTGCCCTACTGGGCGGCCTGGCCGTTTGAAACGCTGCTGTTGCCGAAGAGTTCGGTGCAGCGCATTACCGATCTCAGCGCCGAACAGAGCCGCGACCTGGCCGTGGCGCTGAAAAAACTGACCAGCCGTTACGACAATCTGTTCCAGTGCTCCTTCCCCTATTCCATGGGTTGGCACGGGGCTCCGTTTAACGACGCGGATAACCGCCACTGGCAACTACACGCCCACTTCTATCCACCGCTGCTGCGTTCCGCCACGGTGCGTAAATTTATGGTGGGTTACGAGATGCTGGCAGAAACCCAGCGCGATTTGACTGCAGAACAGGCCGCAGAGCGCCTGCGCGCCGTCAGCGATGTTCATTACCGTGAAGCCGGAGCCCAACAATGA
- a CDS encoding CPBP family intramembrane glutamic endopeptidase: MWGVLASSLFFLPFNRLIAWLILAASAGMGMYHAVLTPLSLTCLLGIAALAGLRHHFRAQRNLAVPLEALVVLSCVALFLHLVPGINNQLMIDGDKAGPLSAPFTMYYNFDKAIVPFLLFACLPTLFKLDKPDKSVGTSAWTALIISVPALLLLAVALGGLKIELHTPAWILPFIMANLFFVCMAEEALFRGYLQQRLSQWLGAWPALIIAALIFGAAHLAGGMLMVIFATLAGLIYGLAWMWSGRLWVPILFHFGLNLTHLLLFTYPLYQHS, from the coding sequence ATGTGGGGCGTACTGGCTTCTTCGTTATTCTTTTTGCCATTTAACCGGCTTATTGCCTGGTTGATTTTGGCCGCATCGGCGGGGATGGGCATGTACCACGCGGTACTCACCCCGCTCAGCCTGACGTGCTTACTAGGTATTGCCGCTCTCGCGGGGCTGCGACACCATTTTCGGGCACAGCGTAATCTGGCTGTGCCACTTGAAGCGTTGGTGGTTTTAAGCTGTGTGGCGCTATTCCTGCACCTGGTGCCGGGGATCAATAACCAATTGATGATCGACGGCGATAAAGCAGGCCCGTTAAGCGCCCCTTTCACCATGTATTACAACTTTGACAAGGCTATAGTGCCCTTCCTGTTGTTTGCCTGTTTGCCGACGTTATTTAAACTCGACAAGCCGGATAAAAGCGTAGGCACCTCTGCCTGGACGGCGCTGATTATCAGCGTTCCGGCCTTGCTGTTGCTGGCGGTGGCGCTCGGCGGCCTTAAAATAGAGCTGCATACCCCAGCCTGGATCCTGCCGTTTATCATGGCCAACCTGTTCTTTGTCTGCATGGCTGAAGAAGCGCTGTTCCGTGGTTATCTGCAGCAACGGCTTAGCCAATGGTTGGGAGCCTGGCCGGCACTGATTATTGCCGCGCTGATTTTTGGCGCCGCGCATCTGGCCGGTGGCATGCTGATGGTCATTTTCGCCACGCTTGCCGGGTTGATTTACGGCCTGGCGTGGATGTGGAGTGGCCGCTTGTGGGTGCCGATATTATTCCACTTCGGGCTGAATCTGACCCATCTGCTGCTATTCACTTACCCGCTGTACCAGCATTCCTGA
- a CDS encoding TonB-dependent receptor: MSAARLGFVTPKKSPYYLITALLLSLPNVAQAASDCDKTEKSSGCEDSLTVQAASQPQSTYGSLDVVARSASRLGLTSKETPRSIEVISAQAIGQRGDKTLADVVEHATGMSGVASPTLSNNFSLRGFRPVSWLYNGVETPGSTLQLADPSHYGSVEVLRGPGSVLNGLSAAGGSVNLLSRQPTFSRQPIELDYGLSSYNSQRLHLGAGGTLLDDVAAYRLDVSGSDSGTNVQYERDKQKRVSGALLFKLSDNALLTLNLDRMLNRTNNPYYGTPLVEGKVARELRDINYNNLTDSRIQSNATSFQASLDWFTTPEIELHNQFYYYSGFREWRNVERFRVSAATQPGYVNRDSFGALAHDDDLIGNRSSLVFDRPLGGFDNRFIVGIDLSKRRFQYYSNGFPGSEEVPLQAPIRESFSQGTDSQRSPVRRVTQNQYAAFLEDRFSLTERLTLLGQLRYNHMEMDWHFQGPQEERSSQTYAFSVWSLGPSYALTDNLNIYANYTTGQEPGNDLFFLSPAQTSLPLTRVRQWEVGAKGQFWDNKGEATLALYELRKDNLFVPNAQQPDTLNAVGRQTSRGVEVNLMLRPTDRLELAANAAYTHARYDEYRGGSPLRSYNGNRPAYIPDWTANLTARYMPTEQWGLTSSLRYVGSSYNDDANQRKMPSYTTLDLATDYQITRSVGVGVRIRNVTNQLYAYQRTYPDQVLIAPSRTYESFISVRF; the protein is encoded by the coding sequence ATGAGTGCTGCACGCCTGGGTTTCGTCACGCCCAAAAAATCACCTTATTACCTGATTACCGCTTTGCTGTTAAGCCTGCCGAACGTCGCGCAGGCCGCCAGCGATTGCGACAAAACCGAAAAGTCATCAGGTTGCGAAGACAGCTTAACCGTGCAGGCAGCCAGCCAGCCCCAGAGTACCTATGGCTCGCTGGATGTGGTCGCCCGTTCGGCATCGCGTCTGGGCTTGACCAGCAAAGAAACGCCGCGCAGTATTGAGGTTATCAGCGCACAAGCTATTGGGCAGCGGGGTGACAAAACGCTCGCCGACGTTGTCGAGCACGCGACAGGCATGTCAGGCGTGGCTTCACCCACGCTCAGCAACAATTTTTCGTTACGCGGTTTCAGGCCTGTGTCCTGGCTGTATAACGGCGTCGAAACGCCGGGCAGCACCCTTCAGCTAGCGGATCCTTCTCATTATGGCAGTGTAGAAGTGTTGCGCGGCCCCGGATCGGTGCTCAATGGCCTGAGCGCCGCCGGTGGCAGCGTCAATCTGCTTTCGCGCCAGCCTACCTTCAGCCGCCAGCCCATCGAGCTCGACTATGGCCTGTCGAGTTATAACAGCCAGCGCCTGCACCTGGGGGCGGGCGGCACGTTACTGGACGATGTGGCGGCTTACCGTTTGGACGTCAGCGGCAGCGACAGCGGCACCAATGTGCAATATGAGCGTGATAAACAGAAGCGGGTATCCGGCGCACTGCTGTTTAAGTTGTCTGATAATGCCCTGCTGACATTAAACCTGGATCGCATGCTCAACCGCACCAACAACCCTTACTACGGCACGCCGCTGGTGGAAGGGAAGGTGGCTCGCGAGCTGCGCGATATCAACTACAACAACCTGACCGACAGCCGTATCCAGAGCAATGCCACGTCGTTTCAGGCCAGCCTGGACTGGTTCACCACGCCCGAAATTGAGCTGCATAATCAGTTTTACTACTACAGCGGTTTTCGCGAATGGCGCAATGTGGAACGCTTTCGCGTCTCGGCGGCCACCCAGCCCGGCTATGTCAATCGCGATTCGTTCGGGGCGCTGGCCCACGATGATGACCTGATCGGCAACCGCAGTTCCCTGGTGTTCGACCGGCCGCTGGGCGGCTTCGATAACCGGTTTATTGTCGGCATTGACCTGAGTAAACGCCGCTTTCAGTATTACTCCAACGGCTTCCCCGGTTCCGAAGAGGTTCCGCTGCAGGCACCGATCAGAGAAAGTTTTTCTCAGGGCACCGATAGCCAACGTTCTCCGGTTCGTCGCGTTACGCAAAACCAGTACGCCGCCTTTTTGGAAGACCGCTTCAGCCTGACGGAGCGTTTAACCCTGCTGGGGCAGTTACGCTACAACCATATGGAGATGGATTGGCATTTTCAGGGGCCGCAAGAAGAGCGCTCCTCGCAAACCTACGCCTTCAGCGTCTGGAGCCTTGGCCCCAGCTATGCGTTGACCGACAACCTCAATATTTACGCCAACTACACTACCGGCCAGGAGCCTGGCAACGATCTGTTCTTTTTAAGCCCGGCGCAAACCAGCCTGCCGCTGACCCGGGTACGCCAATGGGAAGTCGGTGCCAAGGGGCAGTTTTGGGATAACAAGGGTGAGGCCACGCTGGCACTGTACGAGCTGCGCAAGGACAACCTGTTCGTGCCCAATGCGCAGCAGCCGGATACGCTAAATGCGGTCGGTCGGCAGACTTCGCGCGGTGTGGAAGTCAACCTGATGCTGCGTCCTACCGATCGGTTGGAGCTGGCTGCCAATGCGGCCTACACCCATGCCCGTTACGATGAATACCGTGGCGGCAGCCCGTTGCGCAGCTATAACGGCAATCGCCCGGCCTACATCCCTGACTGGACCGCCAACCTCACGGCACGTTATATGCCGACGGAGCAGTGGGGGCTCACCTCATCGCTACGCTACGTGGGCAGCAGTTATAACGACGACGCCAACCAGCGTAAAATGCCGTCCTATACCACGCTCGATCTGGCCACGGACTATCAGATCACCCGGTCCGTGGGTGTGGGCGTGCGTATCAGAAACGTCACTAACCAGTTGTATGCCTATCAACGTACATACCCGGATCAGGTGCTGATTGCGCCATCGCGCACTTACGAAAGCTTTATTTCGGTGAGGTTCTGA
- a CDS encoding ABC transporter substrate-binding protein: MQPIICLLVALGLSFNALAQTGAVTLNNCGQPYRYPAVPERVLVYANPALENMLALGLAQRIVGIIGYDYAQDTAPSAAKWGKALSKLSAAAPPAAEPLLLLNPDFVYSASYYWFNSPETPSRDRLTEWKIATYLSPDVCSGQQSTVSRSASFEGIFAELRDIARIFNVTGVAERLIKKQQSQLRELERQAASLPQQRLFWWYAGTQTPYVAGCCGAPALLTRQIGSQNLFGDLRELWPTVSWETIAARDPDVIVLGDLPRGGLGDSAKDKIHFLEHHPLTSSLRAVRQKRYVILPGYDLDPSVRTLAALQRLIQGLQQQALGSPIPKKEP; encoded by the coding sequence ATGCAGCCGATAATCTGCCTGCTGGTGGCGCTGGGCCTGTCGTTTAACGCGCTGGCACAGACCGGCGCCGTCACCCTCAACAACTGCGGCCAGCCGTACCGTTACCCGGCGGTGCCTGAGCGCGTGCTGGTTTACGCCAATCCCGCGTTGGAAAACATGCTGGCGCTGGGGTTGGCACAACGCATCGTCGGCATCATCGGTTATGACTACGCGCAGGATACGGCCCCGTCTGCGGCGAAATGGGGCAAAGCACTGAGCAAACTGTCGGCTGCCGCGCCGCCTGCGGCGGAACCTTTGCTGTTGCTCAATCCGGATTTTGTCTATTCGGCCAGTTACTACTGGTTTAACAGTCCGGAAACGCCCAGTCGCGATCGGCTGACGGAGTGGAAAATAGCCACCTATCTCTCGCCTGACGTCTGCAGTGGCCAACAAAGTACCGTAAGCCGCTCGGCGAGCTTCGAGGGTATTTTTGCCGAACTGCGTGATATTGCCCGAATTTTTAACGTCACCGGCGTGGCTGAACGCTTAATTAAAAAGCAGCAGTCACAACTGCGGGAACTGGAGCGACAGGCGGCGTCCTTGCCCCAACAGCGGCTATTTTGGTGGTATGCCGGTACGCAAACCCCTTATGTGGCGGGATGCTGCGGGGCACCGGCACTGCTGACCCGTCAGATTGGCAGTCAAAATCTGTTTGGCGACCTGCGCGAGCTTTGGCCCACCGTATCCTGGGAAACCATTGCCGCCCGCGATCCCGACGTGATTGTGCTGGGCGATTTGCCCCGTGGCGGCCTCGGCGACAGTGCCAAAGACAAGATCCATTTTCTGGAGCATCACCCTCTTACCTCAAGCCTGCGCGCCGTGCGCCAAAAACGCTATGTCATTTTGCCCGGCTACGATCTGGATCCCTCGGTACGTACCCTGGCGGCTTTGCAACGTTTAATTCAGGGCCTGCAGCAACAGGCCTTAGGATCACCCATTCCCAAAAAGGAA
- the modE gene encoding molybdenum-dependent transcriptional regulator has protein sequence MQAEILLTLKLQQKLFADPRRIALLKQVRHTGSISQGAKLAGISYKSAWDAINEMNQLAEQTVVERATGGKGGGGAQVTRYGERLIQLYDLLGQIQQKAFDVLQQDELPLDSLLAAISRFSLQTSARNQFFGTVIERDHQQVQQHLDILLNDGKTRLSAAITQQSADRLQLSPGKEVLALIKAPWVKLNTDPALVGAADNALAGVVASIQPGTDHSEVLVTLTGGETLCATVSNAELQQLKLRPASPVHALFNADRVIVATLC, from the coding sequence ATGCAGGCCGAAATTCTTCTTACCCTAAAACTTCAGCAAAAACTGTTCGCCGATCCGCGCCGCATCGCGCTGCTGAAACAAGTCCGGCACACCGGATCCATCAGCCAGGGCGCCAAGCTGGCGGGCATCAGCTATAAAAGTGCCTGGGACGCGATTAACGAAATGAATCAGTTGGCGGAGCAGACGGTGGTGGAACGTGCCACCGGCGGCAAAGGTGGTGGCGGGGCCCAGGTGACTCGCTACGGGGAGCGGTTGATTCAGCTTTACGATCTGCTGGGGCAGATCCAGCAAAAAGCCTTCGACGTATTGCAACAGGATGAGCTGCCGCTCGACAGCCTGCTGGCGGCAATCTCGCGTTTCTCACTGCAAACCAGCGCCCGCAACCAGTTCTTTGGCACCGTGATCGAACGCGATCACCAGCAGGTGCAGCAGCATCTGGATATTCTCCTTAACGACGGTAAAACGCGTCTTAGCGCGGCCATTACTCAACAGAGCGCCGATCGGCTGCAGCTCTCGCCCGGCAAGGAAGTGCTGGCGCTGATTAAAGCCCCCTGGGTAAAACTGAATACCGATCCGGCCCTGGTCGGCGCTGCGGACAACGCATTGGCGGGCGTGGTCGCCAGCATTCAACCGGGCACCGATCACAGCGAAGTGCTGGTCACGCTGACGGGCGGCGAAACCCTGTGCGCCACCGTAAGCAATGCCGAACTGCAGCAGCTTAAACTGCGCCCCGCCAGCCCGGTGCACGCCTTGTTTAACGCCGATCGGGTGATTGTCGCCACGTTGTGCTAA
- the galK gene encoding galactokinase has product MSLKNLTHALFTERFGYAPALTIQAPGRVNLIGEHTDYNDGFVLPCAIDYQTVIACAKRDDRQIRVIAADYDAQQDLFSLDDPIVSHPSQRWSDYVRGVIKHLQQRNSDFGGADLVIAGNVPQGAGLSSSASLEVAVGQAMQALYALPLDGVALALNGQEAENQFVGCNCGIMDQLISALGERDHALLIDCRTLETRAVSVPEDVAVVIINSNVKRGLVDSEYNTRRKQCEEAARFFGVKALRDVSPDLFFPIQNELDPIVAKRARHVISENDRTLAAADALAAGDMKLMGKLMAESHASMRDDFEITVPPIDRLVEIVKAVIGDRGGVRMTGGGFGGCIVALMPQALVEPVREAVAREYPLQTQGLKETFYVCKASEGAGRC; this is encoded by the coding sequence ATGAGTTTAAAGAACCTTACCCACGCCCTTTTTACCGAACGTTTTGGCTACGCGCCCGCGCTGACTATCCAGGCCCCGGGCCGGGTGAACCTGATCGGCGAGCATACCGACTATAACGACGGTTTTGTGCTGCCGTGCGCCATCGATTACCAGACGGTGATCGCCTGCGCCAAACGCGACGATCGTCAGATCCGGGTGATCGCCGCCGATTACGACGCCCAGCAGGATCTCTTTTCGCTCGACGATCCGATCGTCAGCCATCCTAGCCAACGCTGGTCAGACTATGTACGCGGCGTGATCAAGCACCTGCAGCAGCGCAACAGCGATTTTGGCGGTGCAGATCTGGTGATTGCCGGCAACGTGCCGCAGGGGGCCGGCCTCAGTTCTTCCGCCTCTTTGGAGGTCGCCGTTGGCCAGGCCATGCAGGCGCTGTATGCCCTGCCGCTGGATGGCGTAGCGCTGGCCCTCAATGGTCAAGAAGCGGAGAACCAGTTTGTCGGCTGTAACTGCGGGATTATGGATCAACTGATTTCCGCGCTCGGCGAACGGGATCATGCTTTGCTGATCGACTGCCGAACGCTGGAAACCCGCGCGGTATCGGTGCCGGAAGATGTCGCGGTGGTGATCATCAATTCCAATGTGAAACGCGGTTTGGTAGACAGCGAATACAACACCCGCCGCAAGCAGTGTGAGGAAGCCGCGCGCTTCTTCGGTGTCAAAGCGCTGCGCGATGTCAGCCCGGATCTGTTTTTTCCGATCCAGAATGAGCTGGATCCGATCGTCGCCAAACGAGCGCGTCATGTGATCAGCGAAAACGATCGTACATTGGCTGCTGCCGATGCGCTGGCCGCCGGTGATATGAAGCTGATGGGCAAACTGATGGCGGAGTCACACGCCTCGATGCGCGATGATTTTGAAATTACCGTGCCGCCGATCGACCGGCTGGTGGAGATTGTCAAAGCCGTTATCGGCGACCGCGGCGGCGTACGCATGACCGGCGGCGGTTTTGGCGGCTGTATCGTGGCGCTGATGCCACAGGCGCTGGTCGAGCCGGTTCGTGAGGCAGTAGCACGCGAATACCCGCTGCAAACCCAGGGGCTGAAAGAAACCTTTTACGTCTGTAAGGCGTCAGAGGGGGCCGGCAGATGCTGA
- a CDS encoding cysteine hydrolase family protein, producing the protein MSAALIIIDLIDDLIGPKGRANHCREQVLAQNLIANTNAAAAYARVRKIPVIWVRVGFADDYHDIPAHSPLFSHLKQIGALRLSSPGCQWDKDLQVLPTDIQFEKNGVGAFAGNNLLAWLQQHRCHHLLLGGVSTPLAIESTARQAHDAGFQVTVLQDLCAAPTQEIHQQSLDILQNLAEITRSQAWMKG; encoded by the coding sequence ATGTCCGCCGCACTGATTATTATCGATCTTATCGACGATCTGATTGGCCCCAAAGGGCGTGCAAATCATTGCCGTGAACAGGTGTTGGCGCAAAACCTGATTGCCAACACCAACGCCGCCGCGGCTTACGCCCGGGTACGTAAAATTCCGGTGATTTGGGTGCGCGTCGGTTTTGCCGACGATTACCACGACATTCCCGCTCACTCTCCGCTGTTTAGCCACCTGAAACAGATTGGGGCACTGCGCCTGAGCAGCCCCGGTTGCCAATGGGATAAGGATTTGCAGGTGCTGCCAACGGATATTCAGTTCGAAAAGAACGGCGTTGGCGCCTTTGCCGGTAACAATTTGTTAGCCTGGCTGCAGCAGCATCGCTGCCACCATTTGTTGCTGGGCGGGGTCAGTACCCCGCTGGCGATCGAAAGCACCGCAAGACAGGCGCACGACGCCGGTTTTCAGGTGACCGTCTTGCAGGACTTATGCGCCGCTCCGACGCAGGAAATCCACCAGCAGAGTCTGGATATCCTGCAGAACCTGGCAGAAATCACCCGCTCGCAGGCCTGGATGAAGGGTTAA
- the modF gene encoding molybdate ABC transporter ATP-binding protein ModF: MSSLHISQGSFRLSDTRTLTLEALDIQAGDSWAFVGANGSGKSALARALADELVLLSGERRSDFSHAVRISFEQLQKLVSDEWQRNNTDLLSPGEEDTGRTAEEIIQEEVKDPVRCAQLAEQFGITPLLSRRFKYLSTGETRKTLLCRALMPQPDLLILDEPFDGLDVNSRAQLAALLNDLSGHGYTLVLVLNRFDEVPDFIRNVGVLADCTLASQGTRRQVMAEALVAQLAHSENLDGLALPETEDPAQKTTLPADQPLIILRDGRVSYNDRAILNHLDWQVNPGEHWQIVGPNGAGKSTLLSLITGDHPQGYSNDLTLFGRRRGSGETIWDIKRHIGYVSSSLHLDYRVSSSVRNVILSGFFDSIGIYQAVSDRQRQLADQWLALLGLGGTNGEAPFHSLSWGQQRLALIARALVKHPALLILDEPLQGLDPLNRQLVRRFVDVLIGQGATQLLFVSHHAEDAPQSITHRLSFVPDGDGYRYQLDRLL; encoded by the coding sequence ATGTCGTCGTTGCACATTTCGCAAGGTTCATTTCGCTTAAGCGATACCCGTACCCTGACGCTGGAGGCCCTGGACATACAGGCCGGCGACAGCTGGGCCTTTGTCGGCGCCAACGGCAGCGGCAAATCCGCGCTGGCACGCGCGCTGGCGGATGAACTGGTGCTGCTTAGCGGCGAGCGCCGCAGCGATTTCAGCCATGCGGTACGCATCTCTTTCGAACAGTTGCAAAAGCTGGTCAGCGACGAATGGCAACGTAACAATACCGACCTGCTCAGCCCCGGCGAGGAAGATACCGGACGCACCGCGGAGGAAATTATTCAGGAAGAGGTCAAAGACCCCGTACGCTGCGCGCAACTGGCCGAACAGTTCGGCATTACCCCGCTGTTGTCACGTCGCTTTAAATACCTTTCTACCGGCGAAACGCGCAAAACCCTGCTGTGCAGGGCGCTGATGCCGCAGCCCGATTTACTGATCCTGGATGAGCCTTTCGATGGGCTGGACGTGAATTCGCGCGCTCAGTTGGCTGCGCTGTTAAATGACCTCTCCGGGCATGGCTATACCCTGGTGCTGGTGCTCAATCGCTTTGACGAAGTGCCGGACTTTATCCGTAACGTGGGCGTGCTGGCCGATTGCACCCTGGCAAGCCAGGGGACGCGCCGGCAGGTGATGGCGGAAGCATTAGTGGCGCAACTGGCGCACAGCGAGAATCTGGATGGCCTGGCACTGCCGGAAACCGAAGATCCGGCGCAGAAAACCACGCTGCCGGCGGATCAACCGTTAATTATCCTGCGCGACGGGAGGGTCAGCTACAACGATCGAGCCATTCTCAATCACCTCGACTGGCAGGTTAATCCCGGCGAACACTGGCAGATCGTCGGCCCGAACGGGGCCGGTAAATCGACGCTGCTCAGCCTGATCACCGGCGATCATCCTCAGGGGTACAGCAACGATCTTACCCTGTTCGGCCGCCGCCGCGGCAGCGGGGAAACCATCTGGGATATCAAACGCCATATCGGCTACGTCAGCAGCAGCCTGCATCTGGATTACCGCGTCAGCAGCAGCGTGCGCAACGTGATCCTGTCCGGCTTCTTCGATTCGATCGGCATTTACCAGGCGGTATCCGATCGCCAACGGCAATTGGCCGACCAGTGGCTGGCGCTGCTGGGGCTGGGCGGTACAAACGGCGAAGCCCCCTTCCACAGCCTTTCCTGGGGCCAGCAACGGTTAGCGCTGATCGCCCGCGCCCTGGTCAAGCATCCGGCGCTGTTGATCCTCGACGAGCCGCTGCAGGGGCTGGATCCGCTCAATCGTCAGTTGGTGCGTCGCTTTGTCGACGTGTTGATCGGCCAAGGGGCAACCCAACTGCTGTTTGTCTCCCACCATGCGGAAGACGCGCCGCAAAGTATTACTCACCGCCTGAGCTTTGTCCCTGACGGCGACGGTTACCGTTATCAGTTGGATAGGCTGCTCTGA